Proteins encoded within one genomic window of Lysinibacillus sphaericus:
- a CDS encoding transglutaminase domain-containing protein: MRKTIYNVVIILFVLQMSHVQVFANYESQNIATANSIETLQQQIQKEVMQLSTEFEIRYTGKTSELQNELTELIKHAILDPYIFANISSFQWKYDGYANNIVIQFQFTYHISQEEEAFTEQTLTTIVASMHGLSELEKIQAAHDYIVLTTEYSKDSVGSQYSPYTLLSEGKGVCQAYALVLYRMLDMLGFEVQYVPGKVGEQLHAWVLVKLDNEWYHIDVTWDDPLPDRKGEVRYNYFLVSDKQLAQDHTWDFASFPSATSEKYAVWQGKSRIEVLTKPLANLFTPNSGLAIIENNALQMKQLIEHSAQLPNDFQLSDKLNQIVLYEQQDKVILQSALAVRPVIVKTKINGDARIKRLPRFDKNEKRMPQEKYVIIKEVSLMHYGAPPSSS, from the coding sequence TCATTATATTATTTGTTTTACAAATGAGTCATGTGCAAGTATTCGCAAATTACGAATCACAGAATATAGCAACAGCTAATTCAATCGAAACATTACAACAGCAAATTCAGAAAGAAGTGATGCAATTGTCTACTGAATTTGAAATTCGTTACACTGGTAAAACTTCTGAATTACAAAACGAACTAACAGAGCTTATCAAACATGCCATATTAGATCCATATATTTTCGCCAATATTTCCAGCTTTCAATGGAAGTATGATGGCTATGCCAATAATATTGTCATTCAATTTCAATTTACTTATCATATTTCTCAGGAAGAGGAGGCATTTACAGAGCAAACATTGACAACTATTGTTGCGTCTATGCATGGATTAAGCGAATTAGAAAAAATACAGGCTGCACATGATTATATCGTCTTAACAACAGAGTATTCAAAAGATAGTGTAGGAAGCCAATATTCGCCATACACATTGCTTAGCGAAGGCAAAGGTGTCTGTCAGGCCTATGCTTTAGTGCTTTATCGAATGTTAGATATGTTAGGTTTTGAGGTGCAATATGTGCCAGGGAAAGTAGGCGAACAATTGCATGCATGGGTGTTAGTGAAGTTAGATAATGAATGGTACCATATTGATGTGACATGGGATGACCCATTGCCAGATCGGAAGGGCGAGGTACGTTATAACTATTTTCTCGTATCCGATAAGCAATTAGCGCAAGATCATACATGGGATTTTGCAAGTTTTCCTTCAGCAACAAGTGAAAAATACGCAGTTTGGCAAGGGAAAAGTAGGATTGAAGTTCTTACGAAACCATTAGCTAATCTTTTTACCCCTAATAGTGGGCTAGCGATTATAGAAAATAATGCGCTGCAAATGAAACAATTAATAGAACACTCTGCACAATTACCAAATGACTTTCAACTTAGCGACAAACTTAATCAAATCGTTTTATATGAACAACAGGATAAAGTTATCCTACAGAGCGCTCTTGCAGTTCGTCCGGTTATTGTCAAGACAAAGATAAACGGGGATGCCAGGATAAAGAGGCTTCCTCGCTTTGACAAAAATGAAAAGCGTATGCCGCAAGAAAAGTACGTCATAATAAAGGAGGTGTCCCTTATGCATTACGGGGCACCTCCTTCTTCATCTTAA